The following proteins come from a genomic window of Corallococcus sp. NCRR:
- a CDS encoding DUF3592 domain-containing protein, whose protein sequence is MQLAIPHAPRGVRLAQVPGAVARLVRGVVLGLVLITVLGLGASYVGRYFIEEQRFTSSAELVDAVVGASHAPPPSQREDAEGTLDVLYTFAGEDHSVSGVRTAADHAAGLGHGARVQLLVDPSQPGRPREATHARAQASRVGLLPWGLGLGALVALGGFAWEVRRLWRREVVPLRLGALVWLTPDDGFLPEGKGEAVFPAHFFRQDVKHAVRARCRPQRAPVRNGGKVLAAVVPSEPGWCRVIDEELARTLGWVR, encoded by the coding sequence ATGCAGCTCGCCATCCCCCATGCCCCCCGCGGTGTTCGACTGGCCCAGGTTCCCGGGGCGGTGGCGCGGTTGGTGCGCGGGGTGGTGCTGGGCCTGGTCCTCATCACCGTGCTGGGCCTGGGGGCCAGCTACGTGGGCCGCTACTTCATCGAGGAGCAGCGCTTCACGTCCAGCGCGGAGCTGGTGGACGCGGTGGTGGGCGCGAGCCATGCGCCCCCTCCGAGCCAGCGCGAGGACGCGGAGGGCACGCTGGACGTCCTCTACACGTTCGCGGGCGAGGACCACTCCGTGTCCGGAGTCCGCACGGCCGCGGACCACGCGGCGGGCCTGGGCCATGGCGCCCGGGTGCAACTGCTGGTGGATCCGTCCCAGCCGGGGCGGCCTCGTGAAGCGACCCATGCCCGGGCCCAGGCGTCCCGCGTGGGGCTGCTGCCCTGGGGCCTGGGGCTGGGGGCGCTGGTGGCCCTGGGCGGCTTCGCGTGGGAGGTGCGGCGGCTGTGGCGCCGGGAGGTGGTGCCCCTGCGGCTGGGCGCGCTGGTGTGGCTCACCCCGGATGACGGCTTCCTGCCGGAAGGGAAGGGCGAGGCCGTGTTCCCCGCGCACTTCTTCCGCCAGGACGTGAAACACGCCGTGCGGGCGCGCTGCCGCCCCCAGCGGGCCCCGGTGCGCAATGGCGGCAAGGTGCTGGCCGCCGTGGTGCCCTCCGAGCCGGGCTGGTGCCGCGTCATCGACGAGGAGCTGGCGCGGACGCTGGGCTGGGTGCGCTGA